Within the Telopea speciosissima isolate NSW1024214 ecotype Mountain lineage chromosome 4, Tspe_v1, whole genome shotgun sequence genome, the region TCCACCATTCAACTTTCACCACAAAAATTTGGTGTGGAACTGAGTAGTAGTGAATAAGCTCAATAAAATTGACCCCCAACATGCCTGCCCTACAATACAGCCCACCTCCCAACACACTATTGACTCTCCTCTGTCTCTCAACCCCGACCCGCCTGTGTTTGTTTCATTATATATAAGGAAACAAAGGAACAATCTCAGTGACTCTCTTTTACACCCAGACacaaatttgagagagagagagagagaggtgaaagATTGTACTGGATATGATTAATATCATCCATACAGAAATACAGATACTGAGAATGGCCGGAGAACAATATCATTCATACATGCAGAGCCAAATCTTACAAGCTGTTCATCTTCATCCATATTGGGAATTTAAAATTTGGCTGTGAGTTGTTGATGATGGAGGTGAATACCCCCCATGGATAAAAAAAACTCTTGGAAGTTTCAATGTTGTctttacaaggaaaaaaaaggaccacataaaattaggggaaaaagatctctgttcaagagtgtggcttacgccagcactcccatgagtctatctttctctttttcttgtgaaaagacatctttatctctttgtttttaggaagagagagataaacacatgggagtgctggcgtagcccacactcccggacagaaaactgcttccctaaaaaatgagagagagagagggagagagagacgtGTATTTATTTCAAAGAAGTTTCAAAatacttctttttccttttcaaaagATATTTTGGTTGTGTATTTCCCGCAATGTTAGAACTCATGATTTCCCACAAAGTTTGAACCCATGACTACCCCAACCAATGTTGTTTCTAGTAAGTAAAGCAAAGTAATGAGAAATTTTTGGTCTCATATAATAGAGGTAAAATAAGGGTGTGAAGTTTCCTTTTGGGCTCCTTTGAACAAATTGCGTGTCATTTCATAAGGTTTTGGAAGCTGACAACGACTAGTTTTCTCATCCTTTGGGCTCCTTTGGGCATGTGTTGCCAATGGAAATCTCTCCTTTATAAAATAGATGTCTTTGACACTTTAAAgtaattattataaatattataaactctctctcattctcacatACTCTCTCAAATTCCTACCCTGTATTTTCCTCCAATTTTTACTGTTTTGAGAAAGTGCATGTTTGTATACATTTGTTCTAATTGATTGAACACAACTTGAGTGTGTCCCGATGTAGCCCAGTGAGTGAGTGCAACAACTACTTGGGAGTATGTTGGAGTAGTTTCATCTTAGTGTTTGATTTGTATTATCCAGATTGCACCGTAGGAGGTGTTTTTAGTTTTAAGGTGAGTGGCCGGTGACACGACTCAACCTCATCGTTTTCTCCTAACATCTTCAAGCTTAATTGTTATAGTAGACGAGTTCGTGAAGCACAATCACTTGTATTGATAGCCATTTGGTTAAAGATAAGTCTTGCTCTCATATCATTGTTATATTTTACAtaaataatgagagagagagagagagagagagagagagagagagagagagagacccaaatGAGGCATTGCATTGGCAATTCAATCAATTTGGTTTATAATGAATTAGTGCAATTATATATAGTCATCAATTACTACCACCCCTACCATCAGAATAGTAGCAACTTCACTTGATTTCAGTTTCACTGTCATTAAGACTTGCGATGGATTACCATTACTATTAGGAAATGGATTATAATAAGGTTTAAGATTAATTGAGATACCACCTACCTACTTTTTTTGCATTCCTACATCACCTTCCACTACTAAAATGAAAGGGAAGTTAGATGCCTGTCTTTTTGAGATTGCAACCACTCATTTATTCTCAGTATTATTCTAAATAGCAAAACCCAATTTTCCTCACTAACTGTAGAGGAGGCAAGAACACTGTTACTAATAAACACATAAAAATCTTTATAATAAACAAAATGTAACATTAAAATTTGTGGTCTGAACTCTGAAttgagggaaagaaaagaaatgtacaggagaacaataaaaataaaaaaggcccCAAGAATTTACTAGGCAGGAATATTTGTGGGTCATGTAAGTCTAAGGAGACAAAAGAAATGATATAAACCCAATTGTGACTTTGTGAGATACTATTCTCTTTTTAATTATCTTTTGGTAATGTTGAtctatcatatcatatcattaTTAATTTAGACTAGAATCTAGCTCTTGTTTATGATGCTTTTGAAAGATAAAGACCTCCATTGTTTACACTTTGTACATGTGAACTCTTGTCTCCTTTCCAATCAAAAAGGGTGGTCCATCCCCTGTTcttattttttgaagatctaGTTTTCAAATTATAGAGTCTCTTTGTATTTATTAAAGGTGGTGGTTACAACTAATAATTCActaaaaattcaagaaattaatcatcaaataaataataatgtaaaaaagatctctacttggtggtgttttctaccCCTTCTCGCAGGACACCGTGAAATGACACCTCTGTTCCTTAGGTAGATACCTAGGTGTGTTTCTCCATTGGCgtagacgcttgtgtagagaccatgtgaccaagtaaaGATCTCTTGCCCCAATAATTAAATTGCTTTATTTGTGTGAGTTGACTTAGAAAATTATAAAGACAATTTCATTCAAGATATtgagagtttttttcttctcttttgaaaGTTGTGAAAATCACTCACATGAAGCTTACAAATTATAATAGTATCTCCTTCCTTTGATTAAAAGTAGTTAAATAAACCTTGGATCTGATGAAGCAAccaaaaagaacaagaaaacatGGAATGACTAATTCAAGGGTTGGTTCATCAGCTGCTGGAATCATAGGTTAGACCATTATTAATGTAGCATCACATGACTACTTCACATCAAAGGGTTCATGACATAGATTATTATAATATGAAATTGATGTAACAACAAGAACAATAATAATACtattaataaagaaagaaagaaaggaatgaGAAGTGAAGATAAGGTTGTCTTATCCAGACTAAAACCCACAATTTCGAGTTTGTATCCTTCAAAAGAATATGAACATTTGGTTCTTAGTAAACTAGATCCTctgggttctttcttaggttaTCTTCATacttattttcttcctttctgtTCTCTTTGAATCAGACAAACGAGACCCATTAAActaaccagagagagagagagagagagagagggggagggagggagggggaagcAATTATTTCTGCAGAGCTGTGTGTGGCAGACGACTTTGTGGTTAGAAGTTAAAGAGGAAAGGGGGGGTTTGGAGGGACTTAAAGAATCTGAGGCAGCCTTTGTTTCTCTGCTCTGGTCCTATAAAAGTAGGAAAATGTATAACTAAAGAGACTGTCTTataaaaaatctcataaatAAACGAAGGAAAAAggctgggtatgctagcggttTATCGTAAACTTACATCTATATGtcaatctctttcttccttccttttgggggtaagggagtcatttcaaagggagaaagagagagatagacacataggatgctagcttacggtataccgttggcatacccatccctctcatCCTCCCTGTAAAATAATATCCCTTTCCTTATATTGAATCAAAAGAGGAGTTTTGATTGGGTATCGCATAGACGTGGAACCACCTTCTAGATAGAGAACACTTTCCCataaatgaaggaaaaaaaagttatttgTGATGTCGTGTTACTATTCTCTTCTCacgttgatgctttttgttatCGTCTCTCTCATACCTTGATCGATCATGTAGATTATACCATTCTCATCTCTGCAATTGGTGTGACAAAAGAGATTCCCCCACAATGGTGTCATGAGGAATCCTCTTCCATGAATGAatcatatatataaattttccATTCACATATACAAAGATCAATTGATGCATCGAGTGCGTTCTATCTCCACCTTAAAGCTTGGATTTTTTATATAAACGCCATCAAATAGCATTAGAGATCCAGATTATACATGCACCGACAATGTGAGGACCCATGACTAAGACTAAGAGAGATGTTTAGTCCCATATCGACTGAGTAGTGTGCAACTACGAAACTTATGAAATTGAGAAAGACGTCTCCACAAATTCATATAACCTTCGCATTTAGATTTAGCCACTTTGCACCCTAGATGTTGGATGGATAATTATGAATTATGTAAGGATGATCATGATTCATGATCataatttgaatttgattgatGGATGATCATAATCTAGTCCATATCATGGAATTCCAATCTCAAAGGAAAACAACTCCTCTCACGGTCCGGACCCGGACCACTAGGTGGGTCAATTGCCCAAGTGGTCCTGCAGTCTGGACCATTCAAATGGGTGGACCTTCCTTGGAAGTGACAATGGTGGTTGCATGGTCCAACCAGTTAGTATAGGGAATCTCCATATGAGATCCAAATGTATCCCAATTCCAAGTCATCCCTTGTGTAAGTAATTGGTTGACCCTGTTTTACTATTTTCATTTCCTTCAATCACGGTCAAGGTACCACTGGGCTtccaattagggatgtaaaagGATCGGATTcagttcggatagtgctatatctgcatccgcatctgattagctttctgacggattcggatagtgctaaacgaatacggacacagatacgaaaacggatttcagctattcatttactcCCCTACTTTCAATGCGTGTAGGAACCGGGAGGTATCAGAAAGGTATTTTAGAGAATATACTAAAACCTTGTAGGGATTTGTGAACTCTAAGATAATGTGGTGAACCTTCAAAACTAAAACCTTGTAGGGATTTGTGAACTCTAAGATAATGTGGTGAACCTTCAAAAGCATCATATTGAGTTGattctaataaaataaattctctGTGGGAGAGTATATGGCTCATGCCCAAGCACAATCACAGtgaggggtgaaatgaccgccccacccccttGCGAAAGATGGAAATCCTAACCCCTTGATACTTCCATGCGCTCACATTGTCCCCTTTCAAgcgcaggggccacgctcccAGATCCATGATTGAACCTGCTAATTGGATTTTCAGACCCAAGTCACATGTACGGATCTAACATGGATGACAAGCATAACTAATTCACCATCGATGGATCCTGGATCAGACTTCCTTCCTTGATCAGATCGAAACCTCTCAAGATGGACAGTCAGTTATAACAATCACCTCCCCTGCTAAAGTTAGTTCAGTAAGTCTCAACAGAGAATCTTTTGAATTTCGATCATGTCTTGATCAAATAATttagaaagaaaaggaggggatttgggttttctttttttattttattttaatatatttgaTGGAAATTTCATGACTTTCTTAGTTCGTCACCATGCACAAATTTCATAAACAACACAGGACAGAACacagcaagagagagaagatcaaaatTTAAAGTTCAAGCTTGAAAAACGGAAATCACCGTCGTTTTCCTTTCACTAATCATTACTCTCACAGGGCGCAACCACACACCACTATAAGGAGAATCTCAAACTTAGAGATATACAAATATAAGTTATCTAACCCAGATAATGTTCATGGGTTTTGGGTCAGAATCACTGTAACAGAGGAACCCCCATCAAAACAGAGAACTGGGTGAGGGGAAAAAGATCAAAATGACaaagtagaaagaaaaaagagagcgAAAGAGTCGTGATGGCAGCTTCAATCTTGTCATCTTCTCCAGAGTccaaactaagaactagaaaaATCCCTACATTTCTGAGTTTCGGTTGAGCATAGATGTTAGAGAACGAAACACAACTTCTTCACAGGGAATGGTGAGACCCATGTCGTGATCAAAGCCAAACTCCTCTTCTGCTCTTTGAAGAAGGTTTTGGAACTCAGGATGAGTTAATAAGGAGATTGGGACAATAAAtctgcttctcttctctccaaCATAGACAGCAAAGTGGCCTTTAGGTACATCCACTGGTAAGCCTTGTTCGTAGTAGCCTTGTTTCCTTCCTAAGCTTGAGCATCTCTTGAGAATCTGTTTGATAACTGCTGTTTGTGGTAACCTGTTTGATTTCCTGAGAGCCATATTTTAGTTTCAGGGTTTGTTGGAGTGGAAAGCAAAGTTATCAAAGAGATGAGTTAGAGAAAAAAAGGgtcaagagagaaagaaattaagAGACAAGATGTGTAAGCCAGGAAGGTGGTGGAGAGGGAAGGGTTGGAAGGGGTATATATGGAGAGACCTGTAGACTGTGGTGAccctggagagagagaggtcatgtgggttgtttgggcaaAGGACTTAGGACCGACCCCATTGGTGTTTTGTGGTGGTGTATGTGCTCGAGGACATGCTGGGAGCCAAACCCATTGGGTTCTCCCTCTCTTGTTACTCCTCTCAAGGACAACAtggaccctctctctctctctctctctctctctatctctgtaGTGACTGTGATTGGGTCTAATTCAAGTTTTCCAACTTTTTGTCtgttctcttatttttctttttcaagctAGAAAAGTAGGAAAActtatttttcctttcctttttttttatttttctctttcggTGATGAAAGGTCCAACCTAAAATATCAAAACCTAAACCTTTCTTCCTGTCCAATAGTTCAAGTTGCACAACTAAAACCAGAAGAGAGATGGAAAACCATGTTTCAGTCTCTTAGTTTTAACTTGCTTTGCAAAGTGTTTTGGGTTATGGATTCTTTTCATAGGGGAATTTTTTCTTATAATTAGTAAAATAGCagaaaatcaattaaaattccCTCTTATATTAAAATGTACAAAACTATGGAATAGAAAActtcaaaaaatcacaaatcTACAGAAATCTTTGTTACTTCTTATCGATTCCATTTTCTAAGATGTAGGCCGATTCTGTTTTTGTTCTGATTCAAAACGAAATTGATGGAAAACGATCCCATATCTAgttctaggttttcaaaaccttaaTTAGAGCTATTCTTTCGCTTTCTTGGTTCAAGTTTGAAGCCCAGGCAGTCAACCTTTTAGGCAGCTCAGTagtagagaatccaaattgcTCTATATTTCAACTTAATTGTTTCTAGAATCGATTTCAAAAATCAATGTTCGGTGGCTTTTCTTTGCCCCATACTTTGGGGTGTCGAAACATTCTTCAATTCTCTAGATTACTCTACTCGTTCAATTGAATTCTTTTTAGAAGCAGTTTCACTTCAACCACGGCGAAAGGAAGAATCTGTGGATGGTTGGTTTTGGGTGTTTTGTGGGATGggcagtatttttttttggtgggggaaCAATAATAACCCTATAAATGAGTGTAGTTTCCCTTTCTCTCCTTCAATTTATCTATTTGTTTTGGtccttgcgcctagacacaaggcTACGCAAAATGAGCACTCTAACTCCAACGAGAGACGGGCTTACACCTTTCAATGGAGGTGCAATGGTCATTTCATGCGGtcctgtgtttgggtgcagggaCCGCACACCATACAATGACCATagaacattctttctcccttttcttaattttttttccttgtccAAGGATTAATCAAGAGACTTCTTTGTACTTCCACATTCTCAAGTAAGTTCACATCAAAATGGATAATTTAGTTTAAGGGcgctgttctttgtgccgcagcgtaggccTACGCCAGGCACAGAGGTGgcgcacccccccccccccccagctcCCAGTGTCTAGGGCGccgggcgttgttctctgtgccgcagctacgcccaggcacatggggtgagcgcaatgaccaccctgcccccccttcacaggctgcccatgtgtctaggtgcagcctacactgcggcacagaaaacattctctcTTTAGTTTATTCTACATTTCTTGGACTACCACATACACTGGTTATTTCAGTTCCACATGTACCTTATCTGTACGTACTTctattttggtcttgtactGTGATACTACTGTCAAAGAttaaaagagaaggaaacaatGTAGCATAAGAAGAAATGCCTTTTTAAGCAATAATTTAGATGGACTCCGATACACTGATTAAGTTGATTTTGTGAACAATAACCAGAACTAGATGTTAAGTGGATGGCTACTCTTATATTCTGTAATACAACTCAACTTGCAAGAACAAGAAAATACATGGTTATAATTGAATTAGTTGCATGCTTAAGATTGAAATAATACAAGACTTTTACTATTAATAATGCGGATTAAGGAGGCGTATCCGGCTCCGACTTTCTACAGTAGAGGAGTCTGCAAGTGGTTCTCCTGCTAAAATCACCACTTGCAAATAGATCGAAGAGGAGgaatcaaatctctctctctctctgtgtgtaaAAGTAGATATAATTAAATCTTGAACCAGCACCACTAGTATCTGTTCCAATACCTTTCTCGGCCTGTCCTTTCGGCTAAGATCCAAATGTAGTGTCTGTTCTTATCAATGCATTGTCTTCCTGGAGTTGATGGTGACACTGCCTTCTGTTAAGCACATGAGGCCATGTTACTCTTTCCCCAAACGACTCCTTTAGTATTTGCTTCAAGACAACTTGGTTATGCCTTATTGAAATCATCCCAACTGCTTGAAACGGCTAGGATATATGCTTCTACTTAATCAACCACCACCTCTTAACAATAAATAACTAACCCACTCTGGGATCTTTAATATGTGTACTATTTGTACTGTTGTCCTTTGCTTTCTACAATTGGCTCATACAATGAAGTAGTTAGCAATTAGCATGAGATTAGTACAGGAAGAAATGTGTCTTTTACCTCTATGGATGGAAGTATGGTGATCATATTGTATTCAGATGCGTGTGGAAGGGTATTTaggggaacatactaaaaccctataggggtttgtgaaccatAAGATGATATGGTGAACTTTCACCACgtagtgaaggaaaactttctccaagatAATTTCAATGTAAGAATGGATGAACCAAGATTAATTAACTCAAAATGAGAAGCATTTCAATGCAAGAATGGAAGAGCCGAGACCACTCGAAATCAGAGGCACAGTAACAGCATGGTTAAGAATGACCAGCATTAATCAACATTCAATGGGGCTTTCCTGGGtataatgaaactttttttggctgttggggggggggggggggttggttgaTTAAATTGTGATGAAATTTACGAGACTAGATCACCTACTCGTATTTGATTTTTTCTCATACAGTTAGACGATGAGACGTGTctttttgcttccataaatatcCCTCCATACACTCTTAATGTCAGCATGAAGAAAAATTTATGAAAGCACAAGGGCATATGTCATAACTTAATTGTACATAAAGCATACATGCACGGGTAGGTGATCCGGGTTCGAAACTATTTGGTACACTAATTGTACATCTTGACACGAAATAAGTATCAGAGACCAATAATGGGCAGAGCATAAGATGGAAGGCAGGGTCACTAATCGGTATTTATGCATGCCAGCTAGATCATTATTTGAGCAATCTGGTCGAATTGAATCAGAATCAGCTGGATCTGATTCCTGATTAAAAAAACCAgccaatttctagggttcagaCTGATTCCCAACCGAAATTGGATTCCATGGAGGCCAATTCACTTACGGTTAACTAAGACTGGGCCAAATGACAGAGAAATTGCCCaatgatagagagagagagggcctTGCCAGCAAATATGAGACCCACCTGGAAACCAGAAAGGACTCCTGGAGGTACTAAATAAGTGTCCGTAGCAACAACGTTCACATGTACCTCTGGTAAAACACAAGAAGGGACCATTGATGTGAGATCTTGTACTTTACAACAGCTAAACAACCatgttttttttccattctgcAAACACAACCACGCCCTTTACTGCAATGGTCCATGCAAAGATAGCAAAGGATATGCAAGGGTCCCTACAGCCAACTAAAGCTTCAAGGTGTGAATGAAAGCTAAATCATAAAGTGGACAgcataaagaaataaataaaagcaataTATCAACAAGAAACAGTACTATAAAGATCAATATTATGGTACAAATTGATTTATCAACCCCTCATTCATTCTTTATTAAATAACCGAAACAACTGTAACCAAAtaatttgaatttggatttcATTGACCAACCGACATTGTACTAGGGCAGCCAAAACCCAATTCAATCAGCAAGTCATAAAGGTTCAAGGATTTAATTTAGATTGAATAATAAGATTCTAACTAAAGTTCttaattctacccaaaaaaaagaccTATAGGTCAAAATTTACTGCATATATCTATTCTCAGGCACTGCCAATAATTTAAACTTCAGACAGCTCTAGTTCACAAGGATGCACCATAATACAATACTTTCAAGCATGTACAAGTTTCTGCTGCTTGAATCTTAATAGAATGTAACAACTAACAAGacttccaaaaagaaaaaaccaaggaTGGGAGGAGTGGTACTTAAGATCACAATGGTAAAAAGAATTAAAGGTTCCATACTTCAGGTTTGCTATCCCATGAGAAGTTGGAAGCCCAAACTTGGGAGTGCAAGTTATTTCTCTATTCCTTAATCTAACCATGCAAAACCTAATTTTTCCAACATGTGAAATAAAGCCCAGAACTGTTAGGTGGTTTTTGAGAAAAGTCAACATTGCCTTTGAAGAGTCACTATAGAGATGACTTAAAATTATCCTTAGATTCAATTATTAGATTAAGCAACTAAATATAAAAGgtaattcaaatctgtttgaCTGGACTTAAAATAGTTGGATTCAATTAATAAACCTAGAAAATCGTGATAAAACTGCATTTGAACCAAAATGGAAAGATAGCTGAAAGAATTGCAACACTCCACTCAATAGGGAACACCAAGACAATTTACTCCTCATTGTAAAACCCTGATCATCCAATCCATCAAACCacggaagatgaagaaaaagagtgTCCATACGGCAGTGTTATCAATACCCAAATCAGTAAAGGTTCTTTTACCAACACCTTGAGCATGAGTCACAAACACTTCAAAAACTGAAGCTGGACAAATGGGTTCTGTCTTGTCCCAATGCACATTGCAACCAATTAGAGCTTAACTACACAAATTGCAAAGAATTCTATTGCACCTCATACTCAGTCTTTAATCTCTCTGTTTCTAGGAATTAAAGATATTATGAATAGCAGGTGCATCATTTCTTTCACCATCTAAGTAGGCAGAAATGTCTACAGCCAGTAGTGATCCTCAAAACCGATCCTTATAAACACACTTTTCCGTTGCAAGTATCAGTTTAGAGAGAGTTGATAATATCGGATGCAAAACTAAGGGTTTCAGATTCCAAATATGTAAAGAGTTGAACACAGACGAAACCAAGATTCCTCAATTCAAAATCAactaatacatttttttttcccttttgctGTTTGATACAAAATGATACCATAATACCACTACTCAACTCTTCTTgcataaaggaaaaaaaggaataggGTCAAAAGAAAGAGGGGATGCGCGTTTAAGGACAGCTACGCTTGAACTAATTGACAGCATCATAACCTTTACATTGCAGACTATTTCCAAACCTACGAATGAACCAACTTGAGGAGAAACTCACTGAAGACACAGTGGGCCAAAGTACATTCACTGACCGGCCGTGGGCTTTAACTGTTGAGGCTGCCCATCAAGCACATTCAACTGTCTTCTAAGCTTCGCAATGTGAGCTTGCACCTAAGATATTGGAAATTAATTGCCATAAGAAGTAATTTCATATCTCAAATGTTGTCTAGAGACTTTAAACATTGAAACAGCAGGTGGATTTCAAGCTATACATTTAAAGATAAAATTATTACAAGTAtcaattaaaaggaaaatctaACTAGCTTCAAATGTTAAGTAACTTGAGTTGTCATGAGGAACTAAGTGATAATATTGAAGAACTATAGTTAGGTGCCCGCCCCGAATGAGGCCAAGATATTAAACTCAAACCCAGCCCCAAGCCCATGAGGCTGGACAAAGCTTACTTGCAATCCCATCTAAAACAGAGCAATTAACACGATGCTTAGAGGATATCAAGGACAGCCAAAATCACAGGAAACTTGCATACACACAACAAGATGATGATTGATATAGAAGAATAGTGGGAGGACCAAATTTTCACAGAAGACCATATATGGATCAAGTGGTGGTCAAGGCAGATCAACCCCAGAATTCTTGTTTCAGGGCAAAGGGCATCGAGTAGAGCCATACCTGTCTTCTAAGAAAGCTTTCAGGCAGAGCAAGGGCCAGTTAGTCAGTTAGAAAAGTACTTGCGCCTCCTTGGCCATAGAAGAAGCTTGGAGacaattttgaaatttaaaagtTAATATAAACTACAAGAGCTTCTCATATTCTCAGAACCTGTAATTTATTATTGGGAGGATGTTTCCTGCCTGGTAGCAGAGGCTATGCGGGCAGGCAAGAGCCAATGACCGTCCCCTATTGGTTCAATCAATAGGGGGCAGGGAGGTCATTTCatggggggaggagagagatagagagagggggAGTTAGTGTAGGCTACGCCTCAAGGCAGgaaacattctccctttattATTGCACATGTTTATGAACATCATGATGTGCTGATCCTTTAGGAACAAGAACATGCCAACAAACTGCAGCCTGAAAGTACTAATATCAGGATGGCCCAACCC harbors:
- the LOC122658457 gene encoding auxin-responsive protein SAUR50-like, whose product is MALRKSNRLPQTAVIKQILKRCSSLGRKQGYYEQGLPVDVPKGHFAVYVGEKRSRFIVPISLLTHPEFQNLLQRAEEEFGFDHDMGLTIPCEEVVFRSLTSMLNRNSEM